One part of the Trypanosoma brucei brucei TREU927 chromosome 4, complete sequence genome encodes these proteins:
- a CDS encoding ATP-dependent DEAH-box RNA helicase, putative (similar to Dosage compensation regulator (Male-less protein) (No action potential protein). (Swiss-Prot:P24785) [Drosophila melanogaster]), translating to MFTRALSNAARVVAVAARQGFSHSLTVSSASLQFQLRARADIRRRYRSREGNPQLGNSGGADVGSMPLNFAVIPVSRINMRMESQLESFLKKQEKETLELGTSAESPKIRLLNVPRTTLKRAVLDFNVRGQQVRAVGQSRRGKVAKALCCMHAAMLIDHFSIDGVGCHDMPLPLEEEGVSSVPSNAAQTPHHKHAQGSPLSTTLKLPPPWAPGMQWERYVSDCENYIRRREQQERTDAYVQLRVPRSGNPLVDRAADMTKGEKNINHLALQRLNNEIRNATKDIHITRVSRRIFVATLLLDDTSQLSATGVATSLKEAKQRCAMHALNILKLVKDQRLASSPLASVCREGSSTSAISSSLSPRYSKMLDFFTLLCGVKPKPSFTRDGRGYKCELLLDDVTSTGRGVNRFEAERDAIEHALSEMELYDERLQAINSIISRYPKIQPQCVPSAKLPESLRNAIHALVQRVHKELHLADDGTTLTGSKASSSKDENKSDDTDDVVDAETRATINALQEISRDEAYANRLRDRLCTLRADPKYLERYHARRSSLSINAVSQSILNELQQNRVVVVCGTTGCGKTTQVPQYILDAEIMAGRGDQCCIVVTQPRRLSAFSVAERIASERLSAVGGDVGYAVRLDARPGRHVTLCTTGVLLQMLVGMPSLDAVSHLVIDEVHERDINCDVLLALVKDLMESGGNPRLKVVLMSATMQSDMFASYFGRAPVISVEGATYPVEVRYLDDVAALLQKQTNPRNAYYSTMFDSLTAARGAGEVGRRGKGAANRGRSGFGAKKQLLSSPLKTDYSLIAQLVRRSVEVDLNNDVFGKSVLVFLPGWKELVAAKQAIEGLGDGQRYHIILLHSCVDAAKQRECFAPAPVGKVKVVLATNIAESGITIDDAAVVIDTGLIKQTTWVSRVSGLQQQGRELGILAAPMSTTYATQLSLRYASQANCTQRKGRAGRTQGGVCYRLFVRDVWDVLPAFQEAEIHRVPLTQVLLKLLALGHDRPKEKLRTFIEPPSEKNVEDSMRQLQSLGAVSADERLTPLGLYLSRLPCEPTVAKMIMMGAVLRCLDSALTMAATGDVNPFLSSRDMSFEVRVRRRVFAMGSQSDHISVLNAYNAYSARRADAGFAKENFLSANNMRLISRYKQQYRDILQRSGFIRDTELNSPQFTSECGSFGGDGSHVLYFDDGPLSADATDVSLVKACLCAALFPNVAVLDPTPLLQQQGKKAKTLVMRTSTRSAISPSKDSACRRTGSPQAHTCSTPQDLFSPHNDEHMDLPSMLYIYQGIFSLKESREEFLTQVSSVSLWALLLFGVGEADMHYDNQVQLCVVGNWIGIHMDSESYKALVAIRTILHACVWRKYKHPEDPGNNRALEELHRICKGILKSPPNDKEQYLNNLVDTGRIFSPMEVQQLTDDVKMERLNGEQDDDGNRDVWELHEV from the coding sequence ATGTTCACACGCGCTCTCAGTAATGCCGCGCGTGTCGTGGCGGTCGCTGCACGGCAAGGTTTCTCACATAGTCTGACTGTGAGCAGTGCTTCTCTTCAGTTTCAACTGAGAGCCCGCGCAGACATCAGAAGGAGGTACCGTAGCCGTGAAGGGAACCCACAACTCGGCAATAGCGGCGGCGCTGATGTGGGTAGCATGCCGCTCAACTTCGCTGTCATACCAGTCTCGCGAATAAATATGCGTATGGAGTCGCAGCTTGAGTCATTCCTGAAGAAGCAGGAGAAAGAAACACTGGAGCTGGGCACGTCAGCAGAGTCTCCTAAGATACGCCTACTGAACGTGCCCCGAACAACATTGAAGCGCGCCGTGTTGGACTTCAACGTCCGCGGTCAACAAGTGCGTGCAGTCGGTCAGTCAAGGCGAGGGAAGGTGGCAAAGGCGTTGTGCTGCATGCACGCCGCGATGCTCATCGATCACTTCTCAATCGATGGCGTCGGGTGCCACGACATGCCTCTGCCGCTGGAAGAAGAGGGCGTGTCGTCCGTCCCATCAAATGCCGCGCAGACCCCACACCACAAGCACGCACAGGGCTCGCCACTTTCTACCACGTTAAAATTACCGCCGCCATGGGCACCGGGCATGCAGTGGGAAAGGTATGTGAGTGATTGCGAGAATTACATTCGACGCAGGGAACAGCAGGAGCGAACAGACGCATACGTACAATTGCGCGTCCCACGGAGTGGGAACCCCCTTGTCGACCGCGCGGCTGACATGACAAAGGGTGAGAAGAACATTAATCACCTGGCTTTACAGAGATTGAACAATGAGATACGAAACGCAACGAAGGATATTCATATAACTCGGGTGTCACGACGTATCTTTGTCGCAACGCTTCTCCTGGATGATACGTCGCAACTAAGTGCCACGGGCGTCGCAACATCCCTGAAAGAGGCCAAACAACGGTGTGCGATGCATGCCTTGAACATTCTCAAACTCGTAAAAGATCAGCGGTTGGCTTCTTCCCCTCTAGCTTCGGTGTGTCGCGAGGGCTCCTCCACGAGCGCCATCTCCTCGAGCCTCAGCCCGCGATACTCAAAGATGTTAGATTTTTTTACACTTCTTTGTGGCGTAAAGCCCAAACCGAGCTTTACAAGGGACGGAAGAGGCTACAAGTGTGAGTTGCTACTGGATGATGTGACCAGTACCGGCCGGGGAGTCAATCGATTCGAGGCTGAACGTGATGCAATCGAACATGCACTAAGTGAGATGGAGCTGTATGACGAACGACTGCAAGCAATTAATAGTATCATCTCTCGTTACCCAAAAATACAGCCGCAGTGCGTTCCCTCGGCAAAACTTCCAGAAAGCCTGAGGAACGCCATCCATGCGTTGGTGCAGCGGGTCCACAAGGAACTCCACCTTGCAGATGACGGGACCACACTAACCGGGAGCAAGGCCTCTTCCAGTAAAGATGAGAACAAAAGTGATGATACAGATGATGTGGTAGACGCGGAGACGCGCGCCACAATCAATGCACTACAAGAAATAAGTCGTGACGAAGCCTACGCGAATCGATTGCGGGACCGGTTGTGCACCTTGCGAGCCGATCCAAAGTACCTTGAGCGGTACCATGCACGGCGGTCATCGCTCTCAATTAATGCCGTGTCGCAGAGCATCTTAAATGAGCTCCAACAGAACCGCGTCGTCGTAGTGTGTGGTACCACAGGCTGCGGGAAGACGACACAAGTGCCACAATATATTCTTGATGCAGAAATAATGGCTGGTCGCGGCGACCAGTGTTGCATCGTCGTTACGCAACCGCGGCGATTGAGTGCATTTAGTGTTGCGGAACGAATCGCCAGTGAGCGCCTGTCAGCCGTGGGTGGCGACGTTGGATACGCCGTGCGATTGGACGCACGTCCTGGCCGTCACGTTACGCTATGCACAACAGGTGTTTTGCTGCAGATGTTGGTTGGCATGCCATCGCTTGATGCGGTAAGTCACTTAGTCATTGATGAAGTGCATGAACGCGACATTAATTGTGACGTGCTCCTCGCTCTAGTTAAAGATCTCATGGAAAGTGGGGGGAACCCACGCCTGAAGGTTGTTCTCATGAGCGCGACAATGCAGTCTGATATGTTCGCATCTTACTTTGGCAGGGCGCCTGTGATCAGTGTGGAAGGCGCCACATACCCGGTGGAAGTGCGGTACCTTGATGATGTGGCTGCCCTTCTCCAGAAACAAACCAACCCCAGAAATGCCTACTACAGTACCATGTTTGACTCTCTAACTGCGGCTCGGGGGGCCGGTGAAGtcggaagaagaggaaagggggcGGCCAACAGAGGCAGATCGGGTTTTGGCGCAAAGAAGCAGTTGCTCAGTTCTCCACTGAAAACAGACTATAGCCTCATTGCGCAGCTTGTTCGCCGAAGCGTCGAAGTGGACCTCAACAACGACGTTTTCGGTAAGTCTGTTCTTGTCTTCCTTCCCGGCTGGAAGGAGCTAGTGGCGGCAAAACAAGCCATCGAGGGTCTTGGGGACGGCCAACGGTACCATATAATACTTCTCCATTCATGTGTTGATGCGGCGAAGCAACGCGAATGCTTTGCGCCAGCGCCCGTAGGAAAGGTAAAGGTGGTTCTTGCCACCAACATTGCCGAGAGTGGCATCACAATTGATGATGCAGCAGTTGTTATCGATACTGGACTGATTAAACAAACCACGTGGGTCTCGCGTGTCTCCGGGCTCCAGCAGCAGGGAAGGGAGCTTGGCATCCTTGCAGCACCCATGTCAACAACATACGCCACGCAGCTGTCGCTGCGGTATGCAAGTCAGGCGAACTGCACTCAGAGAAAGGGACGGGCGGGGCGGACACAGGGAGGAGTTTGCTACCGGCTGTTCGTGCGTGACGTATGGGATGTGCTACCGGCTTTCCAAGAGGCAGAAATTCATCGTGTGCCTCTGACGCAAGTGTTGCTTAAACTCCTAGCTCTTGGTCACGACAGGCCGAAGGAAAAACTTCGCACGTTTATTGAGCCTCCATCCGAGAAAAATGTGGAGGACTCCATGCGCCAGCTGCAGAGCCTCGGTGCGGTGTCTGCCGACGAACGGCTCACGCCCCTTGGCCTCTACTTGTCACGACTTCCCTGCGAACCGACGGTAGCGAAGATGATTATGATGGGCGCTGTCCTCCGCTGCCTTGACTCTGCATTGACGATGGCTGCAACGGGCGACGTGAATCCGTTCCTTTCAAGCCGTGATATGTCCTTTGAGGTGAGGGTCCGGCGGCGTGTGTTTGCAATGGGGTCGCAGAGCGACCATATTAGCGTATTGAATGCGTATAATGCGTACAGTGCACGGCGTGCCGACGCCGGCTTCGCCAAGGAAAACTTTCTGAGCGCAAACAATATGAGGCTTATCTCCCGGTATAAGCAACAGTATCGCGATATTCTTCAGCGTTCAGGATTTATTCGCGACACAGAACTAAACTCTCCACAGTTCACAAGCGAATGTGGGAGTTTTGGTGGAGATGGTTCTCACGTTTTGTACTTCGACGATGGACCGCTTTCAGCTGACGCCACAGATGTGTCGCTAGTGAAGGCTTGTCTGTGTGCAGCACTTTTTCCGAATGTGGCTGTTCTTGACCCGACACCGCTGCTCCAGCAACAGGGGAAAAAGGCGAAAACGTTGGTGATGCGCACTTCAACACGCTCCGCTATTTCACCATCAAAGGATAGTGCGTGTCGCCGTACAGGCTCACCGCAAGCACATACCTGTTCCACACCACAAGATTTATTCAGCCCGCACAACGATGAGCACATGGATCTTCCCTCTATGTTGTATATTTATCAGGGTATTTTTTCGTTGAAGGAGTCTCGAGAAGAGTTTCTAACCCAAGTTTCCTCCGTTAGCCTTTGGGCGCTGCTTCTCTTTGGTGTTGGAGAGGCTGACATGCACTACGACAACCAGGTGCAACTGTGCGTCGTGGGAAACTGGATTGGCATTCATATGGACTCCGAGTCATACAAGGCCCTTGTTGCGATTCGTACCATTTTGCACGCGTGTGTGTGGCGCAAGTACAAGCACCCGGAGGATCCCGGAAATAATCGAGCGCTCGAGGAACTCCACCGCATTTGCAAGGGTATTTTGAAGTCACCACCGAACGATAAGGAACAATACCTGAATAATCTCGTGGACACGGGAAGGATTTTCTCTCCAATGGAAGTGCAGCAGCTAACCGATGATGTCAAAATGGAGAGACTCAATGGGGAACAAGATGACGACGGCAACAGAGACGTATGGGAGTTACACGAGGTGTGA